The Natrinema salaciae genome contains a region encoding:
- a CDS encoding DUF7520 family protein, whose protein sequence is MFGDRTITGRNAVIGLGLALVAATAAFGALLGATLPARTGLEEITVLGVAVPVSPLTLAVYGAVAVGALLIPFGLVVGILSRFDDDAM, encoded by the coding sequence GTGTTCGGCGATCGTACCATTACGGGGCGAAACGCTGTCATCGGTCTCGGACTCGCGCTGGTCGCCGCGACCGCCGCGTTCGGCGCGCTGCTCGGCGCGACGCTACCCGCCCGAACCGGACTCGAGGAGATTACGGTCCTCGGGGTCGCAGTCCCGGTCTCACCGCTCACGCTCGCCGTCTACGGGGCCGTCGCCGTGGGAGCGCTGCTGATACCGTTCGGCCTCGTCGTCGGCATTCTCTCCCGGTTCGACGACGATGCCATGTGA
- a CDS encoding methylmalonyl-CoA mutase family protein yields MYDDEDLEEIRESGEQWETETLEPTLERRGERRERFATVSNHEVDRLYTPTDVGDLDYLEDLGFPGEEPYTRGPYPTMYRGRTWTMRQFAGFGTAEETNERFHYLIDEGQTGLSVAFDMPSLMGLDSDDPMSEGEIGKEGVAVDTLRDMEILFDGIDLAEISTSFTINPSAPVIYAMYVALADQRGVPRAKLRGTLQNDMFKEFIAQKEWVIPPEPSLDLVTDVLEFSTDETPRFHPISVSGYHIREAGSTAVQELAFTLADGFGYVEDARERGLAVDEFAPRLSFFFNCHNSFFEEIAKFRAARRIYARVMDDWYGAEADASKRLKFHTQTAGQSLTAQQPLNNVARVTIQALAGVLGGTQSLHTNSFDEALALPSEKAVRVALRTQQIIAEESGAADIVDPMGGSFAVETLTNEIEERTMRYLEEIRSMGDGSVRDGILTGIREGYFHREIQDASYEYQERVERGEEVVVGVNEFTIEEDTSPDILQIDETTADRQLGRLEDVKAERDDAAVADALEALREASERGENTMPYIVDAVKAYATMGEIMGVFEEQHGAYSESLGLA; encoded by the coding sequence ATGTACGACGACGAGGATCTCGAGGAGATCCGCGAGTCCGGCGAGCAGTGGGAGACGGAGACGCTCGAGCCGACCCTCGAGCGACGCGGCGAGCGTCGAGAGCGGTTCGCGACCGTGTCGAACCACGAGGTCGATCGGCTCTACACCCCCACCGACGTCGGCGATCTCGACTACCTCGAAGATCTGGGATTCCCGGGCGAAGAACCCTACACCCGCGGCCCCTATCCCACGATGTACCGCGGTCGGACGTGGACGATGCGTCAGTTCGCCGGCTTCGGCACCGCCGAAGAGACCAACGAACGGTTTCACTACCTGATCGACGAGGGGCAGACCGGGCTCTCGGTAGCCTTCGACATGCCCTCGTTGATGGGGCTCGACTCGGACGACCCCATGAGCGAGGGCGAGATCGGGAAGGAGGGCGTCGCGGTCGACACGCTCCGAGACATGGAGATCCTCTTCGACGGGATCGACCTCGCGGAGATCTCGACGTCCTTTACGATCAACCCGTCGGCACCGGTGATCTACGCGATGTACGTCGCGCTGGCGGATCAGCGGGGCGTTCCCCGTGCGAAGCTCCGCGGGACCCTCCAGAACGACATGTTCAAGGAGTTCATCGCCCAGAAGGAGTGGGTGATCCCGCCGGAGCCGTCGCTCGACCTCGTGACCGACGTCCTCGAGTTCAGTACGGACGAAACCCCGAGGTTTCACCCGATCTCGGTATCGGGCTATCACATCCGCGAGGCGGGTTCGACCGCGGTTCAGGAGCTGGCGTTTACCCTCGCGGACGGCTTCGGCTACGTCGAGGACGCGAGGGAGCGCGGACTCGCGGTCGACGAGTTCGCGCCGCGTCTGTCCTTTTTCTTCAACTGTCACAACTCCTTCTTCGAGGAGATCGCGAAGTTCCGGGCGGCACGCCGCATCTACGCGCGGGTGATGGACGACTGGTACGGTGCCGAGGCCGACGCGTCGAAACGGCTCAAGTTCCACACGCAGACGGCCGGCCAGTCGCTGACGGCCCAGCAGCCGCTGAACAACGTCGCTCGGGTGACGATTCAGGCGCTCGCCGGCGTCCTCGGCGGCACCCAGTCGCTGCACACGAACAGCTTCGACGAGGCGCTGGCGCTGCCGAGCGAGAAGGCAGTTCGGGTCGCGCTCCGTACCCAGCAGATCATCGCCGAGGAGTCCGGCGCGGCGGACATCGTCGACCCCATGGGCGGCTCCTTCGCCGTCGAGACGCTCACCAACGAGATCGAGGAGCGAACGATGCGCTACCTCGAGGAGATCCGATCGATGGGCGACGGCTCGGTCCGCGACGGCATTCTCACCGGCATCCGGGAGGGGTACTTCCACCGAGAGATTCAGGACGCTTCCTACGAGTACCAGGAACGCGTCGAACGCGGCGAGGAAGTCGTCGTCGGCGTCAACGAGTTCACGATCGAGGAAGACACCAGCCCCGACATCCTGCAGATCGACGAGACCACGGCGGACCGCCAGCTCGGACGGCTCGAGGACGTGAAAGCCGAGCGGGACGACGCGGCGGTCGCGGACGCGCTCGAGGCGCTGCGTGAGGCCAGCGAACGCGGCGAGAACACGATGCCGTACATCGTCGACGCGGTGAAAGCCTACGCGACGATGGGCGAGATCATGGGCGTCTTCGAGGAGCAACACGGCGCGTACAGCGAGAGCCTCGGACTAGCCTGA